One stretch of Tepidibacter hydrothermalis DNA includes these proteins:
- a CDS encoding diacylglycerol kinase codes for MRAKKLINAFNCAIEGIIYTVKNERNMKIHYLIAIIVLFLSLFFDLTKYEIIILFFTISLVIISEMINTAIEKSIDLFTSEYHELAKIAKDVSAGAVLIASLNSIVIGYLLFFDRINPLSNIVLNKIRKSEMHITVIAIVIVLIFVVIVKAVTKKGTYLKGGMPSGHAALAFSVATAVTFISEEILVSTLTYILALLVAQSRIEGEIHSGIEVVFGAGLGILTTILIFQISLG; via the coding sequence ATGAGAGCTAAAAAGCTTATAAATGCTTTCAATTGTGCTATAGAGGGTATAATATATACGGTTAAAAATGAGAGAAATATGAAAATACACTATTTAATAGCTATAATAGTTTTGTTTTTAAGTTTATTCTTTGATTTGACTAAATATGAAATAATTATTTTGTTTTTTACTATATCCTTAGTTATAATATCTGAAATGATAAATACAGCAATAGAAAAATCTATAGACTTGTTCACCAGTGAATATCATGAACTTGCAAAAATTGCTAAAGATGTTTCGGCAGGAGCTGTTTTAATTGCTTCTTTAAATTCTATTGTAATAGGATACTTATTATTTTTTGATAGAATAAATCCACTATCAAATATTGTTTTAAATAAAATAAGAAAATCAGAAATGCATATAACTGTTATAGCAATAGTAATAGTTCTTATATTTGTAGTTATAGTTAAAGCCGTAACAAAAAAGGGAACTTACTTAAAAGGAGGCATGCCTAGCGGACATGCGGCACTTGCATTTTCAGTTGCAACTGCAGTAACATTTATTTCTGAGGAAATATTAGTATCAACTCTTACATATATATTAGCTTTACTAGTTGCACAAAGCAGAATAGAAGGGGAAATTCATAGTGGTATAGAAGTTGTATTTGGAGCTGGATTGGGAATACTAACAACTATATTAATATTTCAAATAAGCTTAGGATAA
- a CDS encoding DUF502 domain-containing protein, with product MKKNSSDKTDIKRVFISGIFTILPIAVTISLVFWLFNKVDYIFRVPLEKLLGIHLYGVGIVITLILTFAAGIFATDVIGKRIFNGFEKVMHKIPLVGMIYSSVKQVVDAFASKKGEGFKNTVLVQYPSKGIYTIGFITTNAPDSINGYTGEESVFVFIPTTPNPTSGMLVAVSKKDIVYLDVSIDNALKIIVSGGIVGYKEN from the coding sequence TTGAAAAAAAATAGTTCTGATAAAACAGATATAAAAAGAGTGTTTATAAGCGGAATTTTTACCATTCTTCCAATTGCTGTTACTATATCATTAGTATTTTGGCTTTTTAATAAGGTAGATTATATATTTAGAGTACCCCTTGAAAAACTATTAGGAATTCATCTTTATGGTGTTGGTATAGTAATAACACTTATATTGACATTTGCTGCAGGTATCTTTGCAACAGATGTTATAGGTAAAAGAATATTTAATGGATTTGAAAAGGTAATGCATAAAATTCCTTTAGTTGGAATGATATATTCTTCTGTAAAACAAGTAGTAGATGCTTTTGCTAGTAAAAAAGGAGAAGGCTTTAAAAATACTGTCTTAGTTCAATATCCTTCAAAGGGGATATATACAATAGGGTTCATAACTACGAATGCACCGGATTCTATAAATGGATACACAGGAGAGGAAAGTGTATTTGTATTCATACCTACAACTCCAAATCCTACATCTGGAATGCTTGTTGCAGTATCTAAAAAAGATATAGTCTATTTGGATGTATCTATTGATAATGCTCTTAAAATAATAGTTTCAGGCGGGATTGTAGGCTATAAAGAAAACTAA
- a CDS encoding cytidine deaminase yields MDNKELLKIAEKAKENAYVPYSKFHVGAALLTKSGKVFTGCNVECASYGGTNCAERTAIFKAVSEGEKEFEKIAITSDNAGETYPCGICRQVILEFGRDIKVVLGESEGEHREMSIQELIPHGFTGADLKK; encoded by the coding sequence ATGGATAATAAGGAATTACTAAAAATAGCAGAAAAGGCTAAGGAAAATGCATATGTTCCATATTCTAAATTTCATGTAGGAGCAGCTCTTTTGACTAAATCAGGTAAGGTTTTTACTGGATGCAATGTAGAATGTGCATCTTATGGAGGCACTAATTGTGCAGAAAGAACAGCAATATTTAAGGCTGTATCAGAAGGTGAAAAAGAGTTTGAAAAAATAGCTATAACTAGTGACAATGCAGGGGAAACTTACCCGTGTGGAATATGCAGACAAGTTATATTAGAATTTGGAAGAGATATTAAAGTTGTATTAGGAGAGTCTGAAGGTGAGCATAGAGAAATGTCTATACAAGAGTTGATTCCACATGGTTTCACTGGAGCAGACCTTAAAAAATAA
- the era gene encoding GTPase Era, translated as MGFKSGFASIIGRPNVGKSTIMNKVVGEKIAIMSDKPQTTRNKIQSVLTTKDFQIVFLDTPGIHKPKNKLGEYMVKVASDSLNEVDVVLFVVDDSKTIGPGDRRIIEDLRNVKTPIVLVINKIDKMEKEDLILLMKKYDDEGIFDEIVPISALKEGHLNSLINTINKHLPEGPKYFPDEMITDQPERVLISELIREKVLHYVHEEVPHGVAVEVEQMKSREGGNIIDISAVIYCERDSHKGIIIGKNGRKLKGIGKSAREDIQRLLGSKVYLQTWVKVKSNWRNLENYISSFGYNNK; from the coding sequence ATGGGTTTTAAATCAGGATTTGCAAGTATAATAGGAAGACCAAATGTAGGTAAATCTACAATTATGAATAAAGTTGTTGGAGAAAAAATAGCTATAATGAGTGATAAGCCTCAAACGACTAGAAATAAAATTCAATCAGTTTTGACTACTAAAGATTTTCAAATAGTGTTCTTAGATACACCAGGAATACATAAACCTAAGAATAAATTAGGAGAGTATATGGTTAAAGTTGCATCTGATTCTCTTAATGAAGTAGATGTAGTTTTGTTTGTTGTTGATGATTCTAAAACTATAGGTCCTGGAGATAGAAGAATTATAGAGGATTTAAGAAATGTTAAAACACCTATAGTACTTGTTATAAATAAAATAGATAAGATGGAAAAAGAAGATCTAATTCTTCTTATGAAAAAATATGATGATGAAGGTATATTTGATGAAATAGTACCAATATCTGCATTAAAAGAAGGTCATTTAAATTCATTAATAAATACTATAAACAAGCATTTGCCTGAAGGACCTAAGTATTTTCCTGATGAAATGATAACTGATCAACCAGAAAGAGTATTGATTTCTGAGTTAATAAGAGAAAAGGTGCTACATTATGTTCATGAAGAAGTTCCTCATGGAGTTGCAGTTGAGGTTGAACAAATGAAATCAAGAGAAGGCGGAAATATAATAGATATATCTGCTGTTATCTACTGCGAGAGAGATTCACATAAGGGAATTATAATAGGGAAAAATGGAAGAAAATTAAAAGGAATAGGAAAGTCTGCAAGAGAAGATATTCAGAGACTTCTAGGTTCAAAAGTATATCTTCAAACTTGGGTTAAGGTTAAATCGAATTGGAGAAACTTAGAAAACTATATAAGTAGTTTTGGATATAATAATAAATAA
- the mgtE gene encoding magnesium transporter gives MNKNEVLFQEIIVQVNALIDSEKIVDLNEYIDELHPRDISEILVDLQEEKQIRLFEILPLEVAAKVLDDLDSDMFTTILSKISIDHKKRILDLMSQDDMVDILSDLSEEKRHEIINLLDKELAQDIKELLVYDEDSAGGIMTTDFVVLSKDITCYAAIEYLRENAPDAETIYYVYVVDKNDKLVGVISLRELIVSRPNTIIEDVMSEKVIDVNVNDDQEEVARIVSKYDLLAIPVTDINGKIRGIITVDDIIDVIQEEATEDIYKFAGTSEAESEYLEDIKFFPKVISAVKARLPWLLITLIGGTLSARILGKYETTIKAYAAVSFFMPLLTGMGGNVGTQSSTLTVRGLATGHIDQKNALKTITQEMSIGLTVGLICSLIICIVAYLWIGDFKLGIVVGIAMAANMLTAATIGTLVPIVFKRLGVDPAVASAPFISTTLDITGLTIYFTLTTALLLKFS, from the coding sequence ATGAATAAGAATGAAGTTTTATTTCAAGAGATAATAGTCCAAGTTAATGCATTAATAGACAGTGAAAAGATAGTAGACTTAAATGAATATATAGATGAACTTCATCCCCGAGATATATCGGAAATATTAGTAGATTTACAAGAAGAAAAACAAATAAGATTATTTGAGATACTTCCTCTAGAAGTTGCAGCTAAGGTTCTTGATGATTTAGATTCTGATATGTTCACAACTATATTATCAAAAATTAGCATAGATCATAAAAAGAGAATACTAGACCTTATGTCTCAAGATGATATGGTTGATATATTAAGTGATTTATCAGAGGAAAAAAGACATGAAATAATAAATCTTTTAGATAAGGAACTAGCTCAAGATATAAAGGAACTACTTGTATACGATGAAGACTCTGCTGGTGGAATAATGACTACAGACTTTGTTGTATTAAGCAAGGACATTACATGTTATGCAGCTATAGAGTATTTGAGAGAAAATGCTCCAGATGCAGAAACTATATACTATGTGTATGTAGTTGATAAAAATGATAAGCTTGTTGGAGTTATTTCTTTAAGAGAACTTATTGTTTCAAGACCTAATACTATTATAGAAGATGTAATGAGTGAAAAGGTAATTGATGTTAATGTAAATGACGACCAAGAAGAAGTTGCAAGAATTGTATCCAAATATGACCTTTTGGCAATTCCCGTAACAGATATAAACGGAAAAATAAGAGGTATAATAACTGTAGATGATATAATTGATGTTATACAAGAGGAAGCAACAGAAGATATATATAAATTTGCAGGAACATCTGAAGCTGAAAGTGAGTACTTAGAAGATATTAAATTTTTTCCAAAAGTAATTTCGGCTGTAAAAGCAAGACTTCCATGGTTACTTATAACATTAATTGGAGGTACTTTATCAGCGCGTATATTAGGAAAATATGAAACTACAATAAAGGCATATGCAGCGGTATCTTTTTTTATGCCACTTCTAACTGGAATGGGAGGGAATGTTGGAACTCAATCATCTACTCTTACCGTTAGAGGACTCGCAACGGGTCATATAGACCAAAAAAATGCTCTTAAGACAATAACTCAAGAAATGAGTATAGGGCTTACTGTTGGGCTTATATGTAGTCTTATAATATGTATAGTAGCCTACTTATGGATAGGAGACTTTAAATTAGGAATTGTTGTAGGAATAGCAATGGCAGCTAACATGCTAACTGCTGCTACAATAGGTACATTAGTACCTATTGTATTTAAAAGATTGGGCGTTGATCCAGCGGTTGCATCAGCTCCGTTTATTTCAACAACACTTGATATAACTGGTCTTACTATATACTTTACATTGACAACTGCACTTTTGCTAAAATTTTCTTAA
- the recO gene encoding DNA repair protein RecO codes for MFINTDGIVLKSIKYEESDSIIVIFTRKLGKISVLAKGARRSKSTFLSGTQVFSYSNFAIRRNGNMYKLNQCEVKQNFYNLSYNIDTLAHASYISSLVEQNIFENQTNNRLFDLLLKTLYLYSYDDANYELITNIFELKLLDYIGYKPSVLKCTNCGNNNLNKGKFSTIEGGMLCNECVDVDRYSMKIDPTTLKLMEYILKNDIVICNKVKVSKYILNQLDNILKKYLMTHIENLNLKSLNFLENLKG; via the coding sequence ATGTTCATAAATACAGATGGGATAGTACTGAAATCGATTAAGTATGAAGAATCAGATTCTATAATAGTTATATTTACTAGAAAGCTTGGAAAAATTTCAGTGCTTGCAAAAGGAGCTAGAAGATCAAAGAGCACATTCTTATCGGGTACTCAGGTTTTTTCATATTCTAATTTTGCTATTAGAAGAAATGGTAATATGTACAAATTAAATCAATGCGAAGTAAAACAAAATTTTTATAACTTATCTTATAATATAGATACCTTAGCTCATGCTAGCTATATTAGTTCATTAGTTGAACAAAATATATTTGAAAATCAAACTAACAATAGGTTGTTTGATTTATTATTAAAGACGTTGTACTTATATTCATATGATGATGCTAATTATGAATTAATAACAAATATATTTGAACTTAAACTTCTAGATTATATAGGATATAAACCGAGTGTTTTAAAATGTACCAATTGTGGTAATAATAACTTAAATAAAGGTAAGTTCAGTACAATAGAAGGCGGTATGCTATGTAATGAGTGTGTAGATGTAGATAGATATAGTATGAAAATTGATCCCACAACTTTAAAATTAATGGAATACATATTAAAAAATGACATAGTAATATGTAACAAGGTAAAGGTATCAAAATATATACTAAATCAACTAGATAATATTTTAAAAAAATATTTGATGACTCATATAGAAAATTTAAATTTAAAATCATTAAATTTTCTTGAAAATTTAAAAGGGTAA
- a CDS encoding DUF4342 domain-containing protein has product MEITLEKIDQIMERMNVGYEKAKEALVNSNGDVIEALVYLEKREGNVFKGINEKSNEMIEKLKEILKKGNITRVMLEKDGDVMLNLPVTAGAIGLVLGPVAAIVGVSAAVVGKYKIKIVKTNGETVDINDMTQESFNDIKEKTQESFNDIKDKMNINKSDNKDITDDIMKEESQEMGNELDK; this is encoded by the coding sequence ATGGAAATAACACTTGAAAAGATCGATCAAATTATGGAGAGAATGAATGTGGGGTATGAAAAAGCTAAAGAAGCATTAGTTAATTCCAATGGAGATGTTATAGAGGCTTTAGTTTATCTTGAAAAAAGAGAAGGAAATGTATTTAAGGGCATAAATGAAAAAAGTAATGAAATGATAGAAAAATTAAAAGAGATTCTTAAAAAAGGAAATATAACTAGAGTTATGCTTGAAAAAGATGGAGATGTGATGCTTAACTTACCTGTAACAGCAGGAGCAATTGGATTAGTTTTAGGACCAGTGGCTGCAATAGTAGGTGTATCTGCTGCTGTTGTAGGAAAATATAAAATAAAAATAGTAAAAACAAATGGAGAAACTGTAGATATAAATGATATGACACAAGAATCATTTAATGATATAAAGGAGAAAACACAAGAATCATTTAATGATATAAAAGATAAAATGAATATTAATAAATCTGATAATAAAGATATTACAGATGATATAATGAAAGAAGAAAGCCAAGAAATGGGTAATGAACTTGACAAATAA
- the glyQ gene encoding glycine--tRNA ligase subunit alpha, translating into MNFQNMILSLQNYWAKQGCIVMNPYDVEKGAGTMSPYTFLKSLGPEPWKVCYVEPSRRPTDARYGENPNRLYQHHQFQVILKPSPDNVQELYLESLKAIGINPQEHDIRFVEDNWEAAAVGAWGLGWEVWLDGMEVTQFTYFQQVGNIDCELESAELTYGLERLAMYIQEKDDVYDLQWNDELTYRDIFQMAEYEHSVYSFEEGNTDMMFEHFNAYEEEAKKLLEKGLVQPAYDYILKCSHTFNVLDARGAIGVSERASFIAKVRNMAKMVASTYVNQREEMGYPLLKKGGK; encoded by the coding sequence ATGAATTTTCAAAATATGATACTTTCTCTGCAAAATTATTGGGCGAAGCAAGGTTGTATAGTAATGAACCCATATGATGTAGAAAAGGGAGCAGGAACTATGAGCCCTTATACATTCTTGAAATCCCTTGGCCCTGAGCCTTGGAAGGTTTGTTATGTAGAACCTTCAAGAAGACCAACGGATGCAAGATATGGAGAAAATCCTAATAGATTATATCAACATCACCAATTTCAGGTAATACTTAAGCCATCTCCAGATAATGTACAAGAACTATACTTGGAGAGTTTAAAGGCTATAGGAATAAATCCACAAGAACATGATATAAGATTTGTAGAAGACAACTGGGAAGCAGCGGCTGTTGGAGCCTGGGGACTTGGTTGGGAAGTATGGCTTGATGGTATGGAAGTTACTCAATTTACATATTTTCAACAAGTTGGTAATATAGATTGTGAACTTGAATCAGCAGAACTTACTTATGGACTTGAAAGACTTGCTATGTATATTCAAGAAAAAGACGATGTATATGATCTTCAATGGAATGATGAACTAACTTATAGAGATATATTCCAAATGGCAGAATATGAACATTCAGTTTATAGTTTTGAAGAAGGAAATACTGATATGATGTTTGAACATTTCAATGCTTATGAAGAAGAAGCTAAAAAATTATTAGAAAAAGGTTTGGTTCAACCAGCATATGATTATATATTAAAATGTTCTCATACATTTAATGTATTAGATGCAAGAGGGGCTATTGGTGTAAGTGAAAGAGCATCATTTATAGCAAAAGTTAGAAATATGGCAAAAATGGTTGCGAGTACTTATGTTAATCAAAGAGAAGAAATGGGATACCCTCTTTTAAAGAAAGGAGGAAAATAA
- the glyS gene encoding glycine--tRNA ligase subunit beta: protein MNKYLLFEIGCEEIPARFMDSSLKQLKENSKKFLNENRIKFEDIKTYGTPRRLTLIIEGLGEKQDDLEEEIKGPAKRIAFDDNNEPTKPLQGFMRSKGLNVEDLYFKVAGKEEYVFAKLKEEGKNTEDVLKDILPNLIKSINYPKTMKWGGKQLRFTRPIRWIVSIYNGEVLDFEIEGIKSSNVTRGHRFLGKDSIIVNSIDEYLNELKSNYVILDQEERKEIIRKQCIEVASSINGQVLMDEELLNEVTYLLEYPTAFYGEFEEDYLKLPKEVIITPMKEHQRYFPVLKENGELLPNFITVRNGTDYKIENVKKGNEKVLEARLADAQFFYKEDIKIELDKYIEKLKNVVFQDQLGTIYDKTLRIEGLSEKLVSEFGYEQERDNTIRAAKICKADLVTNMVFEFTELQGVMGREYAKVSGENDVVANAIFEHYLPRFSGDILPSTNAGTVIAIADKMDSIAGFFAIGIQPTGSQDPYALRRQALGIINILMDKNINVSLRNIIDYSLSNYNNLNFDKEKVSMEILDFFNQRIKNIFSEMGIRYDVIDAVISSDIDDVSDMYNRAKELNMWINKDEIVEILTAFNRVSTLAQKAEINEIKEEYLQAHEEKVLYDEFKKVKDIVKSSIDKKEYSKALDEFTVLKNPIDNLFDTVMIMDKDENIKNNRLALLKQVYDTMLLICDLSKIVYK, encoded by the coding sequence ATGAATAAATATCTTTTATTTGAAATTGGATGTGAAGAAATTCCAGCAAGATTTATGGACAGTTCTTTAAAACAATTAAAAGAAAATTCGAAAAAATTCTTAAATGAAAATAGAATAAAATTTGAAGATATAAAAACTTATGGAACACCAAGAAGACTTACTTTAATAATAGAGGGACTAGGTGAGAAGCAGGATGACCTAGAAGAAGAAATAAAAGGACCTGCAAAGAGAATAGCTTTTGATGATAATAATGAACCTACAAAACCTCTTCAAGGTTTTATGAGAAGTAAGGGATTAAATGTAGAGGATCTATACTTTAAGGTTGCAGGTAAGGAAGAATATGTATTTGCTAAATTGAAAGAAGAAGGAAAAAATACAGAAGATGTATTAAAGGATATCCTTCCTAATTTGATAAAATCTATAAACTACCCAAAAACTATGAAATGGGGAGGCAAACAATTAAGATTTACAAGACCTATTAGATGGATAGTATCTATATACAATGGAGAAGTACTTGATTTTGAAATAGAAGGAATAAAATCATCTAATGTTACAAGAGGTCATAGATTCTTAGGAAAAGATAGCATTATTGTAAATTCAATTGATGAGTATTTAAATGAATTAAAAAGCAATTATGTAATACTTGATCAAGAAGAGAGAAAAGAAATTATAAGAAAACAATGTATAGAAGTAGCGAGTTCAATAAATGGACAAGTATTAATGGACGAAGAATTATTAAATGAGGTTACTTATTTACTTGAATATCCAACAGCTTTTTATGGAGAGTTTGAAGAAGATTATCTAAAGCTTCCAAAAGAAGTTATAATAACGCCAATGAAAGAGCATCAAAGATATTTCCCTGTATTAAAAGAAAATGGAGAGTTATTACCTAACTTTATAACAGTTAGAAACGGTACTGATTATAAAATAGAGAATGTTAAAAAAGGAAATGAAAAAGTTTTAGAGGCAAGACTTGCTGATGCACAGTTTTTCTATAAAGAAGATATTAAAATAGAGCTTGACAAATATATTGAGAAACTTAAAAATGTAGTATTCCAAGATCAATTAGGAACTATATATGATAAAACTTTAAGAATAGAAGGATTATCTGAAAAACTAGTTTCAGAATTTGGATATGAGCAAGAAAGAGATAATACTATAAGAGCTGCGAAAATTTGTAAAGCTGATTTGGTTACTAATATGGTATTTGAATTTACAGAACTTCAAGGTGTTATGGGAAGAGAATATGCTAAGGTATCTGGTGAGAATGATGTAGTAGCTAATGCTATATTCGAACATTACCTTCCTAGATTCTCAGGTGATATTCTACCTTCTACAAATGCTGGAACTGTTATAGCTATAGCAGATAAGATGGATTCAATAGCAGGATTTTTTGCAATAGGAATACAGCCTACGGGATCTCAAGATCCATATGCACTAAGAAGACAAGCTTTAGGTATAATAAATATATTAATGGATAAAAATATCAATGTAAGCTTAAGAAATATAATAGACTATTCTTTAAGCAATTACAACAACTTAAACTTTGATAAAGAAAAGGTTAGTATGGAAATATTAGATTTCTTTAATCAAAGAATAAAAAATATATTCAGCGAAATGGGAATAAGATATGATGTTATAGATGCTGTTATTAGCTCTGATATAGATGATGTATCTGATATGTATAATAGAGCAAAAGAGCTTAATATGTGGATAAACAAAGATGAAATAGTAGAAATACTAACTGCATTTAATAGAGTATCTACATTAGCTCAAAAGGCAGAGATAAACGAAATAAAAGAAGAATATCTTCAAGCTCATGAAGAAAAAGTTCTGTATGATGAATTTAAAAAAGTAAAAGATATTGTTAAGTCATCTATAGATAAAAAAGAATATTCTAAGGCTTTAGATGAGTTTACTGTACTTAAAAATCCTATTGATAATCTATTTGACACTGTAATGATTATGGATAAAGATGAAAATATTAAAAATAATAGATTAGCTTTATTAAAACAAGTATATGATACTATGCTTTTAATATGTGATTTGTCAAAAATAGTATATAAGTAA
- a CDS encoding helix-turn-helix transcriptional regulator codes for MFNIQFSDRQTKIIDIVKEHQPITSENIATMLNVTRATLRPDLAILTMTGILDARPKVGYFYAGINKNHIISEELKNKKVSEIMSIPVMLTEETTVYNAIVTMFLEDVGSIYIINNGNLSGVVSRKDLLKSTIGGMDINKIPVGMIMTRMPNVIMGKEEDSVIKVVKKIIEHEVDSVPVVKKELKDNKEYYKVMGRVSKTNITKLFLELFEE; via the coding sequence GTGTTTAATATACAATTTAGCGATAGACAAACTAAGATAATAGATATAGTTAAAGAACATCAGCCTATAACTAGTGAAAATATAGCAACAATGTTAAATGTTACAAGAGCAACTTTAAGACCAGATCTTGCAATACTTACTATGACGGGGATATTAGATGCAAGACCAAAGGTTGGTTATTTCTATGCTGGAATAAATAAAAATCATATAATATCAGAAGAATTAAAAAACAAAAAAGTTAGTGAAATAATGAGTATTCCAGTTATGTTAACAGAAGAAACGACAGTATATAACGCTATTGTTACTATGTTTTTAGAAGATGTAGGTAGTATATACATAATAAATAATGGTAACTTATCGGGGGTAGTATCTAGAAAAGACTTACTTAAAAGTACTATAGGTGGAATGGATATAAATAAAATACCTGTAGGTATGATTATGACTAGAATGCCAAATGTTATCATGGGAAAAGAAGAAGATAGTGTAATTAAGGTAGTAAAAAAGATAATAGAACATGAAGTGGATTCTGTACCTGTGGTAAAAAAAGAATTAAAAGATAATAAAGAATACTACAAAGTTATGGGTAGAGTATCTAAAACGAATATAACAAAATTATTTTTAGAGTTATTTGAAGAATAA
- a CDS encoding pyruvate, water dikinase regulatory protein, protein MENLVIYIISDSLGETGEQVAKASIGQFNLKNYEIRKYPYVLDKQFLDEILNDAKFQNSIIVYTLVDLELANRTSKFCEENNIPGLDLINPLIDSIRSRTNLSPLREPGIIRKLDEKYFKRVEAIEFAVKYDDGKDSRGLVKSDLVLVGISRTSKTPLSMYLANKNIKVANVPLVPEVPVPKELFEIPNKKIIGLTNTPEKLNQIRQERLKALGLSGNANYANMQRILEEIEYAETIMKKLGCPIIDVSNKAIEETAGLIINIMKENGLRVYKGFLNS, encoded by the coding sequence ATGGAAAATTTAGTCATATATATAATATCTGATTCTTTAGGAGAGACAGGAGAGCAAGTAGCCAAAGCTTCTATAGGTCAGTTTAACTTAAAAAACTATGAAATAAGAAAATATCCATATGTACTGGATAAGCAATTTTTAGATGAAATATTAAATGATGCAAAATTTCAAAATTCTATAATAGTTTACACACTTGTCGATTTAGAACTTGCAAATCGTACATCAAAGTTTTGCGAGGAGAATAATATACCAGGATTAGATTTAATAAATCCACTTATAGATTCTATAAGATCAAGAACTAATTTAAGTCCATTAAGAGAACCTGGAATAATAAGAAAACTTGATGAGAAATATTTTAAAAGAGTAGAGGCAATAGAGTTTGCTGTAAAATATGATGATGGAAAAGATTCAAGAGGTCTTGTAAAGTCAGACCTAGTATTAGTTGGAATATCTAGAACATCTAAAACTCCTCTTAGTATGTATCTTGCAAATAAAAATATAAAGGTAGCTAATGTACCGTTAGTTCCTGAAGTTCCAGTTCCTAAGGAATTATTTGAAATACCTAACAAAAAAATAATAGGTCTTACTAATACTCCAGAAAAGTTAAATCAAATAAGACAAGAAAGATTAAAGGCATTGGGTCTATCTGGTAATGCTAATTATGCAAACATGCAAAGAATATTAGAAGAGATTGAATATGCTGAAACTATAATGAAAAAGTTAGGATGTCCAATAATAGATGTATCAAATAAAGCTATAGAAGAAACAGCAGGACTTATTATAAACATAATGAAAGAGAATGGTCTTAGAGTGTATAAAGGATTTCTTAACAGCTAA